In Methylomonas sp. AM2-LC, the genomic window TAAAAACAGGCGTAGATGGTTTGGATACAAGTAATACATATGAGCACGGAAAAATTGCTGCCGGAAACCTTGCAAAAGGAGGCGCCGATGTTGCAGTTGGTATTGGCAATGATGTCTTATCAGCGGGTCAAAAATTCACAGACGGAGCAAAACAAGTGCTGCACGCAGGAGCTGTCACCGGCAATACTGGTGTGGCAGTGGTTCAAGATGCGATAACCCATCTAGTGACTGGTGATAACCCCGCTCCTGCACATAGATCTGTCAGTAATACCGATGTACCAGTAATTGAAAAACCAGATAGTAATTCAAATAAATAACCGGCAAATAGCCAGAATATCAACCTAAAAAGAGGAAATTAGTATGAGTTTCGGAAAAAAGAAACCTAGCAGTGACATTAAATTGAATAGAAAGGACTATGAAAAAAACCAAAAAAAAATTGGTAATGAATTTGAAAGGCTAATGGCAAGCTATAAACAAGATTTTGATAGCAGAGAATTTAAACAATCCATTGATTCTGATCGTATTTCTGTCGTACTGACTGGAAATAGACAAGTAAAATCAATTCATGTTGATCAAGAACTTTTGTCGACAAATTGGGAAAATGTTGAAGAAAATCTGGTTACAGCAATCAATCAATGTATTAGCGATATTCACATTGCTGATGTGGAGTTAATGAAATTAGTTCAGGATGAACTTGCTGACAACCTGGAAAATATTCTAAAAAAATCGGCCTAAATGAGAAATCTAGTTTACTAGTTTTAAATTCATACAAATAAAAACAGAAATTACTCAGGTGCTTGGTCGGCTAACTGAATGGTGGTCTCATTGGTCCGTTGCTGGGTATGCATTCATTGCATACTCTACGGGTGACCAGGCTAATTGTACTAGAGCATTACCCATAAAAATTTATAGAACGTTTTAATTTATCTAGATAACTATTTAAGTTTTATCTATAAATTGAAATACAAACTGCTTTAAACAAGGAGTACGAAATGGCACAAAAAAACACTTTTACACATTATCTGTTGGCTCTAATCTGTAGTCAATTTATGTTAATGTCCGCACATGCCAACGATATATTATCATCTAGCAATAACCAGCCTGTGACACCAGCAAACGAAATTTTCACGACAATCTTTACCAAGCCTTTAAACGGAACAAATGCAGAATTAGTGTTTGATTTTAACGCTGGCAATGGACACCTACCCAACTCGGTCACTATTACCAACTTTATGACTGACGGCATTCAGTCGCAGGTTAATTCCACTGTAATAGGTGATGTAACCGGGAATCTCTCTTCCACAGTTACCCTTAATAACACACAGCATCATAATGAGGTTATCCAACCTATTACCTTGGGTAACACCATAGGCTTTAGTTTCGAAACAACGAATAATAATGACCCCACTGCGACTATAGCCGATGCATTTTCAGTTTATTTACTCGATGCTAATGGTCAAAGTCTGTTTACCACGACAGATAAAAGCGGGGCTAATTCGTTGCTAACCTATACTTTTGATGGCGGATTCACTATGAATCACGCCACAGCCGATATTAGTAATCCTGTCACTTGGGCAATAGCTATGTCTGGGCCAGTGCTTGCTACGCCGCTACCGGGTGCTTTGTGGTTATTTGCTACAGCATTCATCGGTTTTTGTTTAAGACAAAGTCGTCGTTGTTGAGTTCCGGGCATAGCCCACACCTTCAGTCATCAGTGGCAGAAAGCGTGGGCTTCAACATTATCCATAGAAGTATCGTTGTTAAGACTCAACCAGCTCTCTTTCAAATAATTGTCAATCATCGAGCATGGGGAACAACAGCCATATCGTCAGCAATAGCCTCTCCAACATGATGAATAGCACTACTCAATTGGGTAAACATTTGTTGTTCAGCTAATCGTGAATTGGCATCCGGCATAATGACAGCCTTAGTTCCGTAGCGCATAACCGAAGAAACCCTTGCTGATAATACGCCTGGTACACTGGCAGCAAAATTATCAAAGTCATTCGCAGCCAACTCCAAATTTGGATTGGTATTGTAGTGATCCAATGTATCAGGAATCGAATGATTGGGTGAAAAAGCAACAATGGGTTTAGTTTCGTCAACACCAGGAATATTGGCCGCGCCATAAATTAGTGCGCCTGAAACAAGAACGCTTTTTACAAGGGTTAACATGAGCTGTCTCCTGATATTAGGTGAGACAGGGAAGAGGGAGTTTATCGTGGAGGGCTGGAGGCTACTGCTTTCAGTCTCGCGACTCTGGTAATCCCGCTGCCCCTGACATTTTTTATCATGGGTCGGTAACTTTGCGTCCCAGCCTCACGACTGGTTTGCCATTTTCTGTCACACAACTTTTTAAGTTGATTACATTATAGTGAACAAAACTGTAATAACCATGATGTGTTTCACAATTCTAAACTATTGTTTTGGTGCTTTTAAATGTGAAATTTTGTTTTCAATATGCGGTTTAAACGTACGCAATTCATCGGGATCTTTGCAAAACATGGTTACAAGCACACGACAATTATTACGAATAGAGAACACATAATGCAAAGTATCATCTGGGTGTTTCCATATTTCAGGGGCTTTACCGTACTTATTCAATTTATGACTCATTACGTTTGAAGGCATTGGGACGATCTGAATGCGATCTTTAAGTCGTCTGAGTATATTACGCCAGGCGTTTTGCGTATTAATAGTTCCGCAATATTCAGCATATCTTTCAAGAGCGTGCTTGGTAATAGCAACTTCACCCAATCCTTCAATTTGATATTTCTCAATACCACAATAATCGGTACTATCAACAACAGGAATTGATTCAAGCTCACTATCGTCCGGAAACCATGATGTATCTTTGGAAACTTCAATGACCGCGTCGGCATATCTGGTTAGAATTGGATATGCATATTCGATCAATTCATGCTTGTCGCAAGACTTTTTTGAAATTTTTTTTATGGCACCCTTTGACACAACAATTTTAAGATTAATGCCTGACCTATTTTGGGAATAGACACGACCATTATCGTCACCCAGAAGGTAACGAATTGCGATCAATTCTGCAGAAGACCTCGCATCAGAACAAGAAATGGGCAATGTCACATCAAGCCCCTTGCGACGATTTTTACCGGTTGACCAATAGACTCTAACAGTTACATGACTGGAAGAGTTTGATTCTGAAGCTGCAAATACAGTTAATACATCCATCGAAAGCGAAAAATTTAAAAGGTGATTGTAGGAGAATAATAAAGTTTCATACTGAAACAGCTCGGAAGCCGCATTCTATTGTTAAAAAAGCGGTAAGAAGGAAAAATAAAGTTGCATACTGACTTGCCTTGATACCTCCACTATCAATCCATAATCGAAAAATAAAGTGTCATACTAAAAGATGTAAAACTTGAGATCACAATTAAATTCAATAGATTAATATTTTGTCGTTGATAGCGGAACGACTTTCCAGTATGCAACTTTATTATTCAGTATGATACTTTTTTACTTGGTATGAATTTTTATTACTCTCCCACAGTGATGCATTTTGCCTACAAAACTAAAAAAATGCCAACCAATTAATGGGAGGTAGAAAAATCTGAGTAAACAGAATAATCACTAAAACAATCAGTATCTCTGATGAAGAACCTGATTTATAAACGTTAAATGTTACTCTTCTTCCAAATGGATTTAACAAAGGAATTCCGGCTGGAGTCAAAATATCTAAGGCCAAATGCAACCAGCATGCAATAACAAACCCAATCATAGACAAAATGATTGATCGAATAAGTAATCCGTCAAAGCTTAAGAAAATTGTTATGACAAGTATTGAAATTGCAAACCAAAAAAAAGGCCAATGGGTTAATGTTCTGTGAGGGATCAGTGATCGACGTTCTTTAGTTTTTGGATTAAAGGAAGGTATTTCAAGTCGATCTGGACCTCTTGATCCAGCCACAATACCCAATGCAATCATTAGAAGGGCTCCAGAAGAATGAAGTTCCAAACTGTATCCTGAGAAGATTTCTGATATAGCCGTATTTAGTGACCATTCGTTTGATCTTAGAAGCGCGATAGAGACGGAGGATGCAGTTACATAATGACCAAAAGGAGACATACCGATTCACTAGTTAGAAAGATAGTTATTTAGATGCGTTATGGCCACGATATCGAAGACAGTAAACATATGCATTTTTAAATCCATTGTTGTCTGAAAGAAAAAATTTCTCGACCAACACCCCAGCGGCTCCGGCTGCAGCACCAATGCTTGCACCAATTCCTGGATCTTGTAGAAAGCCACCTAAAACAGCTCCAAAGGTGGTACCGATAACTGTTCCATAAGCCGTATCACTTAACATCAAGCGAGTCGCTATTTTTGCGAAAGCTTGTTTAGGGGCATCCCAGCCCCAACAAGCGGCAAAAACTACGCGACCATTTAATGCCTCCGGCGGCCCCGATTCGCCCTCGTCGCCTGCTCTTGCGCCTAAACGGCTTAAGAGCTAGGCTCCAAATGGCTTGACGGCGTTTCGCGATGCCTTGCAGGTTTTCTTCGCTTCGCTGCGATAACCCGCCCGGCGCTACGCCTATCGGGGACTAAAAATCTTCACTTCGCTTGCGCTCCGTTTCCACGATTTTCAGCGGGTTGGCGTTTTGATCTTTAACGGCTTGTTTAGCCAGAATTTTGCAATCATGCAAATCCCTGTCAATACTATAGACATTCAATTCCCTATCCATATTAATAGTCGGACTCCATTTTTCACTGGTTGTAGCGCAACCTGTACTGAAAATAATCAGGGTAATAACGATTCTACAAAAAATTAGCTCCACAAAGGAGTTATTGGAAGAATGACGATCCGGCAGCGGTTTGCGAACCTGATTTTTTCCCTCCGTAATTAAGTAGGGGGAAATCAGTGGCAAAGCAGGAACACCAGCATATTTTATTTCTTGACAGGCGGTTTTTTTAGGATGCGTAAGCATAACCATCCTCTTTGTATCCTTGAATAGGTGCAAAAATGTAAAATTTAATTAATCGTATTAACGCACAAAATTCAAAAAAACGTCCCTGTGAAAGGTGGCGAAAATTACAGCTCTTTCAATTTGTTTTTAATGGCCAAAAAAAAACCGAACACTGGAAAATCCAGGTTCGGTTAATGGGGGTGCAAAAATCAAGCATAATGATTCACACCTTTTTATTTA contains:
- a CDS encoding YbaB/EbfC family nucleoid-associated protein → MSFGKKKPSSDIKLNRKDYEKNQKKIGNEFERLMASYKQDFDSREFKQSIDSDRISVVLTGNRQVKSIHVDQELLSTNWENVEENLVTAINQCISDIHIADVELMKLVQDELADNLENILKKSA
- a CDS encoding NF038129 family PEP-CTERM protein, with the protein product MAQKNTFTHYLLALICSQFMLMSAHANDILSSSNNQPVTPANEIFTTIFTKPLNGTNAELVFDFNAGNGHLPNSVTITNFMTDGIQSQVNSTVIGDVTGNLSSTVTLNNTQHHNEVIQPITLGNTIGFSFETTNNNDPTATIADAFSVYLLDANGQSLFTTTDKSGANSLLTYTFDGGFTMNHATADISNPVTWAIAMSGPVLATPLPGALWLFATAFIGFCLRQSRRC
- a CDS encoding metal-dependent hydrolase encodes the protein MSPFGHYVTASSVSIALLRSNEWSLNTAISEIFSGYSLELHSSGALLMIALGIVAGSRGPDRLEIPSFNPKTKERRSLIPHRTLTHWPFFWFAISILVITIFLSFDGLLIRSIILSMIGFVIACWLHLALDILTPAGIPLLNPFGRRVTFNVYKSGSSSEILIVLVIILFTQIFLPPINWLAFF
- a CDS encoding glycine zipper family protein, whose product is MLSDTAYGTVIGTTFGAVLGGFLQDPGIGASIGAAAGAAGVLVEKFFLSDNNGFKNAYVYCLRYRGHNASK